AAGCATGACAGAAGTATAAATATTAACGGAATACTCACTTTTTCCTTAAGAGGAGCTCTTGGATGGCGAAGTAGATCCCAACGGTCTGttattttgaaattcaaaataagGGTCGTTAGTTTTGTTTTTACACAAGATGACGACTCTGGAGATAAACAGAGTCGTCACTGTTTACTAAAACTGATAACGATTCTTTATGAAAACATTACATGTTATTGTTCTTTCCGGTGCGAGATTTAACTACCATTGCGGTTTCGATGTGATGAAACTGCTCTCCTTTCCATTTGGTATATTCTTTTTGGGACGCACGTCTATCGCCTTTATGCCTCAcgagaaactcgttgtacttgttgcacaatcTCATAACGTGAATTGTCCTATCACGAATGTGGGACGGTTCATAATCATAGCGTAGATGCGCGTGGGAATTAAGGAAAGGACCGCAACCAACGTTTATCCAAAATTTCCATTCATCTTTTGCATCTTCGTCAAGATCTTTGACACTGTAATAGTTTTTAACCCATTCGGTATCTTCCTCGACTTGCTTGAATACTTCCCGGAGATGCGTTTGTTCTTTTCCCCGTTTTTCAGCCTCGTGCATCTCTAATTCTTCCTTTGTAGGATATGGCGTAACGACTCTTGGTTTTTTGTATCTTTTAAGTATGCTTTCAATTGATGAGGgagttgccattaaaaaaaagctTTCATGaggttgttttcaattgattttgcaCCTTGATATGTTACTCTACTTATAAAATAATTTGTAACGGCTATTTTTTATGGGAAAACGTGTATAGAAAAAGAGTTATTGGGGTTTTTTGCAAACAGTCGTCATTGTATACACTATCAATATGACGACTGTTGTATAATACACTACAGTCGTTTAGGTATCTGAAAATACCAATGACGACCCTATGTTgggaaaacatccaggagacaacCTAATTTAGGCCattagagtcgttagggtatctGCAAATACCAATGATGACCCTATGTTaggaaaacatccaggagacaacCTAATTTGGGCCATTAGGGTATCTGAAAATACCAATGACGACCCTATGTTGGGAAAACATCCATAAGTTTAACTAATTCTTATGCCGCAAGATAAAACGCATTGTATTCATTAGGCATTCTTCAAAATACAAatattagggtttaggatacaacTATTATCAAAAAGTATGCTTAAAAATGCAATGCATAGTTTTGAATGTACATCTTGTCTCACGATTCATCGCCCATGTCTACGTAAACCGGGGTTGGGTCCataacattccaaaggttcattCCATACTCGTACTGATTTGTCCACTCCTTGGTGTAGTCTCCCCAATCACCATAGGCCACCCGTGGTAAAGGACATTCTTCAGAAATCTTCAAACCTATGTAATGGTTATTGTTGACATGTGCCAttacaattcttcttttctttatcgCCGCGTCACACCGAGTTCTTGAGAGTACGTACATACAAGACGCTCCGGGGAATCCTTTGCTGAATACAATTACCATACAAGTGAATGTGTCCTCTAAGAGTTGACCATCAAAAGGCATTTGCATCCAAAACTTATAACCGGCTTTTTCGACCCCGTCCTCCATTTCACGTTACAAACCAACTTCCTAAACTTCATTTCCCTCTCTTTTGGATCTCTTTCCATGAGCATTGTCAAATACAGTTGTTTGTCCTGAACAAGCTTTTCTGCCATTTTTTCCTTGCATATTGGATTTGGTTGAAATGCCCTAATTGTTCTGTTGCAACATGCTAACCACAATTTTCATCGCCGTcaacgtcgtcggtggatataagGTGATCCAAGATGACGTGAGGAAGTTGATCGGTGTACTCTTTATACAAAGTATAAGTAAAACGATGTGGTCTTCCTTGAGAATCTCTAGGGGTGTGCGGATTTACCTTAATTCCGCTTATGGTCACCATTCCGCTAGTTTGGCTTTTCTGGGTACTGACCAAATGCTCTGCAACATCCATGTCTTCCATTCGTTTCACTTATGTTTCACTTTGGGTCAAATCATCCTTTTTTGGTCGACCCTTTGCCTTGGGGAGGAGAGACTTCTCATACTTTGTGACGGGTCACTTTTGCCACTCTTGGCCGCCTTCACGGTTTCTCTaaatgatttttttgttgttggtctgcccggtggtttttgtttgattggctCTTCTTCTACTCCCAAGCTCTTACGGGCAGCCGGCCACAATTTAGAAACCAATATCTGTCTTCCTGCACAATGCGCTTTTTGATATTTCTCACTGATATACTTTCCAATCTCAAGGTCTCCAAATTTTTCATCAGCGGCTCCTGTGGGATTAGGGGTGAATgaaagttgcttccaaaaaggaTCGATATCTTCAATAGGAATGAGCGACTTGTAACCACCAAGCTTATGTCTACACGGGAGGCCAAGCCACGTCTCAGTTGTACAATTACATTTTATCACTTTTCCACTTGAATCTTTTGCTCGAAATATGTGAAGTTCAGCCATCATATGCTTTATTTCCCACCATGACACTTGGTGCGAAACCCCGCGTAGTATTTGTTTGTCTTCCAGGTATTGCTTCAGAAAACGGTCCTTACTATACTCCATCTGAGTCACTATCTTGCTAAGATCATCCTGGGCGTGCTCATGAATAACTTCCTGTACAGTAACTACCCCACCAGTGTTTTCTCGAAGAATTTTCTTCAAACGTCCATGGGACTGCTCTGCGATACTGGTGGACTCATTTTGGTAGTGTTTGTACTTATTGGTCCATGCATGAACAAACTTCTCCTTCCAAGGATTCAACCAGGTATCTTGGCAATAGTCGACCACCTTCTTATAATCCGTACTCCAAACATCgatgaagttttgaaaatttGCATATTACTTTACTTCGGTCTTCGAATGGGCCAAAAGGTCCCAAAATTTGCAGAAATCCTCCCATACATCCCCCTCTTCATCAAATTTTTCCTtggctttctttttctcttccgctatctctttttttgaaagtttactAAGACGCTTGTCTTCCTCCTTGGAACGTTGATTACCCTTTGCAGGtttgatcttttggatttgattcttgAAATTACTAAAAGATTCTTTTGGATGTGCCACGTACAGA
This portion of the Papaver somniferum cultivar HN1 chromosome 11, ASM357369v1, whole genome shotgun sequence genome encodes:
- the LOC113325314 gene encoding uncharacterized protein LOC113325314, translated to MVTSPTFQNTQSIVSENIVTSMCRAVIVHYLEGNYPNRWLVERVSSQPEPLDTVGPDTSQAYMTDLTWKTKAEVKEWIVSKAKENMCVIVQSKHVDCKQMEMVCERAGDKEESHKGKNYKYVKKTTRVYKTSSKKIKCPFRIVFKRHPETLLWWMYSIPYGRHNHPPHSTLLGHPAYARLKPHQMEKVRQMKRCRPLKILNAIKAEDKSNLSILSTIYAAKATIKRTEWDGRLIMQQSEWLAEKHNYAMQTRVGPGDKVTHIFLAHPRMMDFAQCFYQVLFIDCTYKTNKYNILLLNVASHTSDKQSFTVAWCFMEKEEIEDYVWALEQVRLIYRGEETPQVIFTDRDFAVMSAIRQIKPAKGNQRSKEEDKRLSKLSKKEIAEEKKKAKEKFDEEGDVVDYCQDTWLNPWKEKFVHAWTNKYKHYQNESTSIAEQSHGRLKKILRENTGGVVTVQEVIHEHAQDDLSKIVTQMEYSKDRFLKQYLEDKQILRGVSHQVSWWEIKHMMAELHIFRAKDSSGKVIKCNCTTETWLGLPCRHKLGGYKSLIPIEDIDPFWKQLSFTPNPTGAADEKFGDLEIGKYISEKYQKAHCAGRQILVSKLWPAARKSLGVEEEPIKQKPPGRPTTKKSFRETVKAAKSGKSDPSQKHLVSTQKSQTSGMVTISGIKVNPHTPRDSQGRPHRFTYTLYKEYTDQLPHVILDHLISTDDVDGDENCG